The following proteins are encoded in a genomic region of Pungitius pungitius chromosome 17, fPunPun2.1, whole genome shotgun sequence:
- the nup42 gene encoding nucleoporin NUP42 isoform X2, which produces MPVCNFFLQGRCRYGDKCWNEHPRGGNRGGGGGGGRGGGGGYNNNSSSYNSPAQQHPKGGGGGFGNRVWVNPSQQKVAYIQPSSFSSHGTEEWGKGGRGGGGGGNDWGRGGGGGGGNDWGRGGGGGGNDWGRGGGGNDWGRRGGGGGGGGGGRKDNVNVSAQNRFSALASPSTFERGGQQVSVGEDDDDKKLEIIQMDMDIWESSGQWVFSCYSSSKAPLSGFTDLSPEELRLEYYSTRASGDPQSYVNGINQLLNQWRSRVQELKLMTPATRTALLAEINNPATQASPSGFGSATGFGSAVSSLEGKGFGAPAPATANTFSFAAQTVGFGSSAAPPSAAGFGGPLAAPTQPPSGFGSSTADSSAVAASSFSFAAPSANKPAAASGFGSASGFSFSSTATPGGGFGSGFGSEAPASAGSGGMFGQTGGGFGKAAAPQAAGGSAGGASDSLFSQESNMTPEELNQFRAKRFTLGQIPLKPPPADMLVV; this is translated from the exons ATGCCCGTGTGCAATTTCTTTCTTCAGGGACGATGTCGGTACGGCGACAAGTGTTGGAATGAGCATCCGCGAGGAGGAAatagaggcggaggaggaggaggtggaagaggtggaggtggagggtacaacaacaacagcagcagctacaACTCTCCTGCTCAGCAGCATCccaaaggaggaggtggag GGTTTGGAAATCGAGTTTGGGTGAATCCTTCTCAGCAAAAAGTAGCCTATATCCAGCCTTCATCTTTCTCCTCCCATGGAACTGAGGAATGGGGtaaaggaggaa gaggaggaggaggaggcggcaacGACTggggtcgaggaggaggaggaggaggcggcaacGACTggggtcgaggaggaggaggaggaggcaacgACTggggtcgaggaggaggaggcaacgACTGGggtcgaagaggaggaggaggaggaggaggaggaggggggagaaaagacaATGTGAACGTCTCTGCTCAGAACCGATTTTCAGCGCTTGCTTCTCCAAGTACCTTTGAAAGAGGAGGACAGCAAGTGTCAGTCGGTGAGGACGATGATGACAAAAAATT GGAGATCATCCAGATGGACATGGATATTTGGGAGAGTTCAGGACAGTGGGTCTTTTCGTGTTATTCTAGCTCCAAGGCACCTTTATCTG GTTTCACTGATCTCTCTCCAGAAGAGCTCAGGCTGGAGTATTACTCCACTAGAGCTTCGGGAGATCCGCAGAGCTAT GTTAATGGTATCAATCAGTTGCTCAACCAGTGGAGAAGCAGAGTCCAGGAGCTGAAGCTTATGACTCCAGCCACGCGCACAGCTTTg CTTGCTGAGATAAACAACCCAGCAACTCAGGCCTCTCCAAGTGGCTTCGGTTCAGCTACTGGATTTGGATCTGCTGTATCCAGCTTGGAAGGAAAAG GCTTTGGGGCTCCGGCGCCAGCCACGGCCAACACGTTCAGCTTTGCGGCCCAAACTGTTGGATTTGGTTCCTCGGCGGCACCGCCCTCCGCCGCAGGTTTTGGCGGCCCCTTAGCAGCACCTACACAACCTCCCTCCGGCTTTGGGTCCTCCACCGCGGACTCCTCAGCTGTTGCCGCGTCGTCGTTCTCCTTTGCTGCTCCGTCCGCCAACAAGCCGGCGGCCGCTTCAGGTTTTGGCTCGGCCTCCGGGTTCAGTTTTTCCTCCACAGCGACCCCCGGCGGAGGATTCGGGAGCGGTTTTGGGTCTGAAGCGCCCGCCTCAGCAGGAAGCGGCGGCATGTTTGGACAGACGGGTGGAGGGTTCGGGAAGGCTGCTGCTCCACAGGCAGCAGGGGGGTCTGCCGGTGGGGCATCGGACTCTCTGTTTTCACAAGAGAGCAATATGACTCCAGAGGAACTGAACCAGTTCAGGGCTAAGAGGTTCACTCTGGGCCAGATTCCTTTAAAGCCTCCCCCAGCTGACATGCTTGTGGTATGA
- the nup42 gene encoding nucleoporin NUP42 isoform X1 translates to MDMDIWESSGQWVFSCYSSSKAPLSGFTDLSPEELRLEYYSTRASGDPQSYVNGINQLLNQWRSRVQELKLMTPATRTALLAEINNPATQASPSGFGSATGFGSAVSSLEGKGFGAPAPATANTFSFAAQTVGFGSSAAPPSAAGFGGPLAAPTQPPSGFGSSTADSSAVAASSFSFAAPSANKPAAASGFGSASGFSFSSTATPGGGFGSGFGSEAPASAGSGGMFGQTGGGFGKAAAPQAAGGSAGGASDSLFSQESNMTPEELNQFRAKRFTLGQIPLKPPPADMLVV, encoded by the exons ATGGACATGGATATTTGGGAGAGTTCAGGACAGTGGGTCTTTTCGTGTTATTCTAGCTCCAAGGCACCTTTATCTG GTTTCACTGATCTCTCTCCAGAAGAGCTCAGGCTGGAGTATTACTCCACTAGAGCTTCGGGAGATCCGCAGAGCTAT GTTAATGGTATCAATCAGTTGCTCAACCAGTGGAGAAGCAGAGTCCAGGAGCTGAAGCTTATGACTCCAGCCACGCGCACAGCTTTg CTTGCTGAGATAAACAACCCAGCAACTCAGGCCTCTCCAAGTGGCTTCGGTTCAGCTACTGGATTTGGATCTGCTGTATCCAGCTTGGAAGGAAAAG GCTTTGGGGCTCCGGCGCCAGCCACGGCCAACACGTTCAGCTTTGCGGCCCAAACTGTTGGATTTGGTTCCTCGGCGGCACCGCCCTCCGCCGCAGGTTTTGGCGGCCCCTTAGCAGCACCTACACAACCTCCCTCCGGCTTTGGGTCCTCCACCGCGGACTCCTCAGCTGTTGCCGCGTCGTCGTTCTCCTTTGCTGCTCCGTCCGCCAACAAGCCGGCGGCCGCTTCAGGTTTTGGCTCGGCCTCCGGGTTCAGTTTTTCCTCCACAGCGACCCCCGGCGGAGGATTCGGGAGCGGTTTTGGGTCTGAAGCGCCCGCCTCAGCAGGAAGCGGCGGCATGTTTGGACAGACGGGTGGAGGGTTCGGGAAGGCTGCTGCTCCACAGGCAGCAGGGGGGTCTGCCGGTGGGGCATCGGACTCTCTGTTTTCACAAGAGAGCAATATGACTCCAGAGGAACTGAACCAGTTCAGGGCTAAGAGGTTCACTCTGGGCCAGATTCCTTTAAAGCCTCCCCCAGCTGACATGCTTGTGGTATGA